From one Carassius auratus strain Wakin unplaced genomic scaffold, ASM336829v1 scaf_tig00021008, whole genome shotgun sequence genomic stretch:
- the LOC113076692 gene encoding protocadherin gamma-B4-like translates to MDSDTFMINRQGVISLRSDATLDREIMSNYIIQVIAVDQPDDGLSSTAQVNITVLDVNDNNPQFLPLPERIEIQEGVYTPSSPGEVCVISATDSDIGENGRVTISTYSHSELFSFREDGTLLAIEALDLETQDVYDVVIVAMDHAIPPRNNITTVRVSITDVNDNAPVFSSDTYSRSILIKDAKVGEVLLTVSATDKDVGSNAIISYSFSEDSSMVALDAETGDITLTSDLSEVTEDTLLNLTAIATDHGRPPKSDEAKVLIHFKTEGLAFESSSYNFTIKENEPEATIVGHVKALTGSPLVTVSYNMKSHEDVFSVDGEGTIKALKPLDKEEEEWYFLTVEAIDSSSPPNTAETMVSVQVENVNEAPVFDAAIYEAHIPSNSPYKCPIMKVQASDTAVCELPRPAQS, encoded by the exons ATGGACAGTGATACCTTCATGATCAACAGGCAAGGAGTAATATCACTCAGGAGTGATGCCACCTTGGATAGAGAAATTATGAGCAATTACATTATACAG GTAATAGCTGTAGACCAGCCTGATGATGGTTTAAGCTCCACAGCTCAGGTCAACATCACTGTTCTGGACGTCAACGACAACAACCCACAATTCCTTCCTCTCCCAGAGCGCATTGAGATTCAGGAAGGTGTGTACACTCCCTCATCACCTGGAGAGGTGTGTGTGATTTCAGCCACAGACTCCGACATTGGAGAAAACGGACGTGTCACCATCTCTACTTACTCACACAGTGAACTATTTAGCTTCAGGGAG GATGGGACTCTACTAGCTATCGAGGCACTGGATCTGGAGACACAGGACGTGTATGATGTGGTCATTGTTGCAATGGATCATGCAATCCCACcaagaaat AACATCACCACAGTGAGGGTCAGTATCACAGACGTCAATGACAACGCTCCAGTCTTCAGCTCTGACACCTACAGCAGAAGCATTCTGATTAAAGACGCCAAGGTTGGAGAGGTGCTGCTGACAGTCTCTGCCACGGATAAAGATGTCGGGTCCAACGCAATCATTAGCTACAG TTTCTCTGAAGACTCTTCCATGGTCGCACTGGATGCTGAAACAGGAGACATtactttgacctctgaccttagCGAGGTCACAGAAGACACGCTGCTAAACCTGACTGCTATAGCAACAGATCATGGCAGACCACCAAAATCTGATGAAG CCAAAGTCTTGATCCATTTCAAAACTGAAGGTTTGGCTTTTGAGAGCTCCTCCTACAACTTTACAATTAAAGAGAACGAACCTGAGGCAACAATAGTAGGTCATGTCAAGGCATTAACAGGGAGTCCACTGGTTACAGTCAGCTATAACATGAAGTCACATGAGGATGTCTTCTCTGTGGATGGTGAGGGAACCATAAAAGCTCTCAAACCGCTGgacaaggaggaagaggagtggTACTTCCTCACAGTAGAGGCCATAGACTCCAGCAGTCCTCCAAATACTGCAGAGACAATG GTCAGTGTTCAGGTTGAGAACGTAAATGAGGCTCCTGTGTTTGATGCTGCAATATATGAGGCCCATATCCCCAGCAACTCTCCATACAAATGCCCTATAATGAAGGTTCAG GCAAGCGATACGGCCGTCTGCGAACTCCCACGCCCGGCTCAGTCTTGA